A single region of the Elizabethkingia sp. JS20170427COW genome encodes:
- a CDS encoding aldehyde dehydrogenase family protein, giving the protein MAKINISNTLALLGIEQHNFGTSIGNHFFASGENISSISPVDGHKIATVQLSNSEDYNTVIQSAQQAFLEYRNLPAPQRGEMLRQFSHKLRTKKQALGELVSYEMGKSLQEGLGEVQEMIDICEFALGLSRQLYGSTMHSERPEHRMYEQYHPLGVVAIISAFNFPVSVWSWNAALALVCGNSIIWKPSEKVPLCAIACQKLLQEVFQENNLPLGISNLVIGKADLGKIITEDHRIALVSFTGSSQVGREVGITVASRFGKSILELGGNNAIIISKHANLSLATIAAVFGAVGTAGQRCTTTRRLIIHEEVYDEMKQRLTKAYQQIKIGNPLDEHNQMGPLIDRTAVVNYLESIENCKAEGGKFIVEGGVLSGEEYASGCYVKPCIAEVENHFPTVQKETFAPILYLIKYKTLEEAIALQNDVKQGLSSAIMTENLQEAEQFLSSRGSDCGIANVNIGTSGAEIGGAFGGEKETGGGRESGSDAWKYYMRRQTNTINFGNKLPLAQGIKFDI; this is encoded by the coding sequence ATGGCAAAAATTAATATTTCCAATACCTTAGCTTTATTAGGTATTGAACAACACAACTTTGGGACTTCTATCGGTAATCATTTCTTTGCTTCAGGCGAAAATATCTCATCCATATCTCCAGTAGATGGACATAAAATAGCAACCGTGCAATTATCCAACTCCGAAGATTACAACACCGTTATCCAATCTGCCCAACAGGCGTTTTTAGAATACCGAAACCTTCCCGCCCCCCAACGAGGAGAAATGTTAAGACAGTTCTCCCACAAGCTCCGAACTAAAAAGCAAGCTCTCGGAGAACTGGTCTCCTATGAAATGGGAAAATCCTTACAAGAGGGATTAGGAGAAGTCCAAGAAATGATAGACATCTGTGAGTTTGCCTTAGGTTTATCCAGACAACTGTACGGATCTACCATGCATTCGGAACGGCCAGAACATCGCATGTACGAACAATACCACCCTTTGGGAGTGGTAGCCATTATCTCTGCCTTCAACTTCCCTGTATCGGTATGGAGTTGGAATGCTGCCTTGGCTTTAGTTTGTGGTAATAGTATTATCTGGAAGCCATCCGAAAAAGTCCCTCTCTGCGCAATCGCTTGCCAAAAACTTTTACAAGAGGTTTTCCAAGAAAACAATCTCCCTTTAGGAATCTCCAACTTGGTGATTGGAAAAGCAGATTTAGGGAAAATTATTACTGAAGATCATAGAATTGCCTTGGTATCGTTTACGGGATCGTCCCAAGTAGGGCGAGAGGTGGGTATTACCGTCGCTTCCCGATTTGGAAAGAGTATTTTGGAGCTAGGAGGCAACAATGCTATTATCATTAGCAAACACGCCAATCTTAGTCTAGCTACTATTGCTGCGGTATTTGGTGCAGTAGGAACCGCTGGGCAAAGATGCACCACAACCAGGAGGCTTATCATCCATGAAGAGGTTTATGATGAAATGAAACAACGCCTCACCAAAGCTTACCAGCAAATAAAAATAGGAAATCCTCTTGACGAGCATAACCAAATGGGGCCACTTATCGATCGTACTGCTGTTGTCAACTACCTCGAAAGCATCGAAAATTGCAAAGCAGAAGGAGGAAAATTTATCGTTGAAGGAGGCGTCTTATCGGGAGAAGAATATGCTTCGGGATGTTATGTAAAACCCTGCATTGCTGAAGTAGAAAACCATTTCCCCACAGTGCAAAAGGAAACCTTTGCCCCTATTTTATATTTAATAAAATACAAAACTTTAGAAGAAGCTATTGCCTTACAAAACGATGTAAAGCAAGGGCTTTCATCAGCTATCATGACCGAGAATCTACAGGAAGCGGAGCAATTTCTATCTTCCAGAGGTTCTGACTGTGGAATTGCCAATGTCAATATTGGAACTTCGGGGGCAGAAATTGGAGGAGCCTTCGGAGGAGAAAAAGAAACTGGAGGAGGACGCGAGTCTGGCTCAGATGCATGGAAATATTACATGAGAAGACAAACCAACACCATCAATTTTGGTAACAAATTACCACTAGCACAAGGAATAAAATTCGACATTTAA